The Camelus dromedarius isolate mCamDro1 chromosome 25, mCamDro1.pat, whole genome shotgun sequence genome has a segment encoding these proteins:
- the TEX52 gene encoding testis-expressed protein 52, producing the protein MASNVQRSPSGQSNPSRVREPFLKMVRAREPLPPRRTRARRELLLPLAPCEPPGFTPQARRQLAPELPARTEMKAKVRQRTASPCGDEAPHSWGFHTWLDAGRLPAAFRTRPDRPYDSSVWRWLTDARAHGRPPAEAPVPPPSWMGQNSFVTFIGSTPIFLDPNRKTQVMLWTVKELREVEKLKLRSEARAPPLDANGNILPPKTFQKYRHISAGENCEPRGLQLIPNPLPSDLARSWPCPNPLPHYQEKALTLALLPSAPLSRDLVRSYQTLLQDQVALPLRHLSRAQPGRTCTGKRRPGHV; encoded by the exons ATGGCCAGCAACGTGCAGAGGTCACCCTCAGGGCAGAGTAACCCATCCCGCGTCAGGGAACCTTTTCTGAAG ATGGTCCGCGCCCGCGAGCCCCTCCCGCCCCGCCGCACGAGGGCCCGGCGCGAGCTCCTCCTGCCCCTCGCGCCCTGCGAGCCGCCCGGCTTCACACCCCAAGCCCGCCGCCAGCTGGCCCCGGAGCTGCCCGCCCGCACGGAGATGAAGGCCAAGGTGCGCCAGCGAACGGCCTCCCCGTGCGGGGACGAGGCCCCGCACTCCTGGGGCTTCCACACCTGGCTGGACGCGGGGCGCCTGCCCGCCGCCTTCCGCACCAGGCCGGACAGGCCCTACGACAGCAGCGTCTGGCGCTGGCTGACGGACGCCAGGGCCCACGGCCGCCCCCCAGCGGAGGCCCCcgtgccccctccctcctggatGGGCCAGAACAGCTTTGTGACCTTCATCGGCTCCACCCCTATTTTCCTGGACCCAAACAGGAAGACCCAGGTGATGCTCTGGACGGTGAAGGAGCTGAGGGAGGTGGAGAAACTCAAGCTGAGGAGTGAGGCAAGGGCGCCTCCCCTCGATGCCAATGGCAACATCCTGCCCCCAAAGACCTTCCAGAA GTACCGGCACATCTCAGCTGGAGAAAATTGTGAGCCCCGGGGCCTCCAGCTCATACCCAACCCACTCCCCAGTGACCTTGCCAGGAGCTGGCCCTGCCCCAACCCACTGCCTCATTACCAGGAGAAGGCGCTCACGCTGGCCTTGCTGCCCAGTGCGCCTCTGAGCCGGGACCTAGTGAGGAGTTACCAAACCCTGCTCCAGGACCAGGTGGCCTTGCCCCTCCGCCATCTCTCCAGGGCCCAGCCTGGCAGGACTTGCACAGGAAAGAGGAGACCTGGGCACGTCTAG